Genomic segment of Catenibacterium mitsuokai:
ATATTGTAACTGTTAAAAATGGTCAGTATGTAACTGCAAAATAACGATGAATAAAGGAGAGTTCATCTCTCCTTATTTTTTATTTTTAGAGGGGAGAAGTAATTATGATTAACTTTATCAACCAGATCATCAACGGACTCTCGACTGGGAGTATGTATGCTTTAGTTGCAATTGGTTATACAATGGTTTATGGTATTGCGAAAATGATCAACTTTGCCCATGGTGATATCATCATGGCAGGGGCTTATTTCGCATTAATCGCGATGGGCTTTGTAGGACCTATTCCAGCTATCTTGTTTTCTATAGTTGCGACTGCAGCTTTAGGTGTTATAACAGAAAAAGTAGCTTATAAACCTTTAAGAGGTAAAGGTTCACTTGAAGTATTGATCACTGCCATTGGTGTCAGCTACTTATTAGAAAATGTATTCTTATTAATCTTTGGTAGTGCGGCTCGTACATTCCCACAGATCATGCCAAAAGGTACAATCAATCTCGGTGGTATTTCTATTAAATATATCACTGTTATTACTCTAGTAGTAACAGCTGTTTGTACTGCTGTTTTATTGTTCTTTATTAATAAGACAAAGCTAGGAAAAGCAATGCGTGCTGTATCAGAAGACCAGGGTGCAGCCCAGTTAATGGGTATAAACGTAAATACAACAGTATCTCTTACATTTGCGATTGGTTCAGGTCTTGGTGCTATTGCAGGTGTTATTTATGGATGTGCTTATTCATTAATCACTCCATATATTGGTTTGATGTTAGGTATTAAAGCATTTATTGCAGCCGTACTTGGTGGAATTGGTAGTGTACCAGGAGCCATGGTTGGTGGTTTAATGCTTGGTGTTGCTGAATCACTTACAATTGCCTATATTTCTTCAGATTTTTCTGATGCAGTTGTATTTGCTATTCTTATTATTGTCTTATTAGTTAAGCCAGCCGGCTTATTTGGTAAGAATGTAAGAGAGAAGGTGTAGTCTATGAAAAAACTATTAAAAAACGAACTATTCAGATCATTCATTCTTTCAATTGTGATCTTTGCAGTATTGATGATAGGAACAGCTACATCTGTTATTAACTCATATTGGCAGGGTGTATTAATTCTTTGTGGTATTAATATTATCCTTGCTGTATCACTTAACTTAGCCGCTGGTTATTTAGGACAGCTTACTTTAGGACATGCTGGGTTCATGTCAGTAGGTGCTTATACGTCCGCTTTAATTAGTATTTATTTAAATCTTCCATTTATCGTATCACTACTTATTGGTGCGATTGCTGCTGGTATTATTGGGTTAATTATCGGTATTCCAGTATTAAGATTAAAAGGTGACTATCTTTGTATTATCACTCTTGCTTTCAATGAAATCATCCGTGTTATTATGAACAACCTTGACATCACTAATGGCGCAAAAGGTTTAATTGGTATTCCTATGAATACAAATCTTGTTTATGTCTTTATCGCAATGATTATCACAATCTTTGTAGTATATTCAATTGTGAAATCTAGACATGGACGTGCCATTATCTCAATTCGTGAAGATGAAACAGCATCAGAACTATCAGGTATTGATGTTGGTTATTATAAAGTATTTGCCTTTGCAGTGAGTGCTATTTTTGCTGGACTTGCAGGAGGCTTATATGCTCACTATTATACAGTTATCCTTCCTAAAGGATTTGACTTCAACAAATCAGTTGAAATTCTAGTCATGGTTGTACTTGGTGGTATGGGTAACTTAAAGGGCTCTATTATTGCAGCTATTGTTCTTACTATAATTCCAGAATTATTAATCTCATTCTCACAGTACAGAATGTTGTTATACGCAATTGTATTAATTGCCGCTATGATTTTAAAGGGAACAGGTAAAGGCGAACAGATCATGGAACGTCTTCCATTCTTTAAAAAGAAAGATGAGGTGAAGCCAGAATGAGTACACCATTATTAAAAGCAGAAGGTCTTGGCATTCAGTTTGGTGGATTGAAGGCCGTAGATGAATTTAACTTTGAAATCGATAAGAACCAGTTATTTGGTTTAATTGGTCCAAATGGTGCAGGTAAAACAACTGTCTTCAACCTGTTAACAGGTGTTTATCAGCCTACAAGTGGTCGTATCCTTTTTGAAGGACAGCCAATTAAAAAAGCAAACACTATTAAGATTACTAAAGCAGGTATTGCAAGAACTTTCCAGAATATCCGTTTATTCAAGGAAATGAGCGTTATTGATAACGTAAAGGTAGGATTACATTACTCTCACCCATATACAGTATTTGATGCATTATTCCATACACCTAAATACAAGAAGGCTGAAGCAGCTATGCAGGAAGAGGCTTTATCTTTATTACGTGTGTTCCATCTAGAAGAATTTGCAGAATCTAAGGCAAAGAACTTACCTTATGGTAAACAGAGAAAGCTTGAAATTGCGAGAGCACTTGCGACTGCTCCTAAACTATTGCTTCTTGATGAACCTGCTGCAGGAATGAACCCTACAGAAACAGCTGAATTAATGGAAACTATTAAAATCGTAAGAGAAAAGTTCTCAGTCGCAATTCTTCTTATTGAACATGATATGAAGCTTGTTATGGGAATCTGTGAAAAGATTGCTGTATTAAACTTTGGTACAGTACTTGCTTTTGGTACACCTGAAGAAATTAGAAACAACCCTGATGTTGTAGCTGCCTACTTAGGCAATGAAGAGGAGGGCTAAAGATGTTATTAGAAGTTAAGGATCTTGAAGTACACTACGGTGTCATTAATGCGATTAAGAAGATTTCATTTAATGTTGAACAAGGTGAAATCGTTGCACTTATCGGTGCCAATGGTGCGGGTAAGACAAGTACAATGCATGCTATTTCTGGCTTATTAAATGGCAAGAGTGGTGAAATCATCTTTAATGGTGAAAACATCATGAAGACGCCTGCTCATAAGATTGTTTCTAAAGGTCTTGCACAGGTTCCTGAAGGACGTCGTATCTTTGCCCAGCTGAGTGTAGAAGATAACCTAGGAATGGGTGCCTATCTTCGTAATGATGCAGATGGTATCAAGAATGATATTGAACATATTTATACATTATTCCCACGTTTAAGAGAAAGAAAAAAACAGTTGGCTGGTACTTTATCTGGTGGTGAGCAGCAGATGCTTGCTATGGGCCGTGCTTTGATGTCTAAACCGAAACTATTATTATTAGATGAACCATCAATGGGTCTTTCTCCAATCCTTGTTAATGAAATCTTTGATATCATTAAAGAAGTCAATGAAAAAGAAAATATGACTATTCTACTTGTAGAACAGAATGCGAATAAAGCACTCTCTATTGCAGATCATGCTTATGTACTTGAAACAGGTAATATTACTGTATCAGGTAAAGCTGAAGATGTTGCAAATAATCCACGTGTTAGAGAAGCATATCTTGGATAATAAGTTCTCCCTTAGGGAGGACTTTTTTTGTTTTATTTTATGTAATTTACCTTACAGGTTAATTTTAAATATTGCATTATGGCGCTTTATAGGTTATAATGTATTTACCTCAAAGGTAAATCAAAGAGAGGAGTGTTTGCTTGAAGATCACATATAAAAATAAAAAGATTGAGAAGGTTTGCACAATTGCAGACGAAGCAGAGAGAAGATATGGGCCAAGAATGGCAGAGAAGATTCATCAACGCATAGATGAAATTGATGCATCTGATACGGTTGAAGAGATGGTACAATCCCGTATTGGAAGATGTCATCCTTTAAAAGGTGATCGAAAGGGTCAATATGCAATGGAATTAACACAACCCTATCGTTTGATTTTTACAAAAAGAGGTAATGAAATTCAAATTGTAAATGTAATCGAAATAGTAGATTATCATTAATTAGGAGGAAAAAATGATGGTGAAGAGTCGCACATTTATTGCAACACCGCCAGGCGCAACTATTAAAGAACAGCTGCTAGACAAAGGTATGAGTCAAAAAGAATTTGCGACACGAATGGATTTATCACAAAAACATGTGAGTAAACTAATCAATGGTGAAGTTCAGTTGACTCCGGATGTTGCGGTACGTTTAGAAATGGTATTAGGTATTCCAGCTAAGTTTTGGAATAAATTAGAAGCTACTTATCGCGAAAAGTTAATTAAGGCAAATGCGGAAAATGAAATGGATGCGGATATAGAAATTGCCAGAAAGATGCCATATAATGAAATGGTTAAATATGGATGGGTACCAGTTGCAAAAAAGATTGAAGAAAAAGTGGTAAATTTAAGAAAGTTTTTTGGAGTAGTAAGTTTAGTATTACTTAAAGATATGCGTTTATCTAGGATTGCTTGTCGTAGACTTGCTGATACAGAAAAAAGTAACTATGCTTTGATGGCTTGGGCACAACAGGCAAGAATATTAGCACGTGATATTAAAGTATCATCAATAGATTTAAAAACACTAGAGCACAAATTATCTGAAATAAGAAGTATGACTACTCTAGATCCAGATGTTTTTTGTACACAGCTAGAAAATCTGCTTGCAGGATGTGGTATTGCTCTTATTTTTCTTCCTCATATTGGAGGTTCGTTCTTACATGGTGCAACTTTTGTTGATGGAAATAAAATAGTTATAGATCTCACTGTTAGAGGTAAGGATGCAGATAGATTTTGGTTTAGCTTGTTTCATGAATTGGGTCATATTTTACTTGGTCATATTAATAATATTGATGGTACCACTGAAGAGGATGAAAACTCAGCAGACCAGTTTGCGCAGGAGATATTAATTCCTACGGCTGATTTGGGTGAGTTTGTATCTCAAAATGATTTTTCTCGATCATCTATCTGTGATTTTGCGGAAAAAGAAAATATTCAAAGTGGTATTGTAGTAGGCCGTCTACAAAAAGAACATTTCATAAATTATAATCAGTATAATGATTTGAAAATTAAATATGAGATAACATCTTGAGTTCTCCTTTTTGGGAGGACTTTTTTTATATATACACCACTATTTTTAAAATATTAAAAATTTCTTAATTAAAAATGAAGTGATATATACAACATAAAATACAAATACTTAAGAAAATCTTAAGAAATTGGTGGACAGATATAAGTCATGGTGTTATAATCGCATTTGTTGAAAAGCAAAGGAGAATAACTATGACTCAAAATGCCCCCACAACTTTTAATGCAATTGTAGAGAGAATCAGAACTCAGAAAACAATGCTGCTGCCAGCAGTTGCAATCTCTGCTTTTGCCCTCGTAGGTTATGCTGCGGCTGACCGTCAGGCACCTGTTATTCATTCAAATAAGATTGTTGTTCCTTATGGTACAAAGCTTAATGCATCTGATTTTGAAATTACAGATAACCGTGATAATTTAGATATCATGGATGTTTCTATTCAATCAGAATCATATGAATCAAAACAGTTAGGTACTTATTCAGTGACAGTTTCTGTTACTGATACATTCAAGAATACAACTAATAAAGAAGTCGAAGTACAGGTTATTGATAATGAAGCACCTGTTATTGCATCACGCGTTGACGGCGGTTATATCATAGATGTAGAAGCCAATGGTTCAAATAACTTATTTGACTATGTGAAAGCGACAGATAATGTAGATGGTGACGTCAGTGATTTCATCGCTTTTGATGGCAGCATTGATACAGCTGTTATTGGGGAACAGAAGGTTGTTGCTCATGTAGAAGATAATGCAGGCAACAAAGCTGAAAAAACACTTTCATTTAATGTAAAGGACTCTATTGCACCAGTGCTTACTCAAAAGACACAGTCATTTGATGTGAACTATGGTGAACCTTTCAATCCTGGTGATTATTTTGATGTATCAGATAATTTTGATCCATCTCCAGTATTAACTGTTAAAGGTGATATTGATACTAAGAAATTAAATAGCGAACAGAAAGCAACTATTATCGCAACTGATAATAGTGGCAATGAAACAAAACAGACATGTACTTTTAATGTTAAGGATATCAAAGGTCCTGAAATCAAGTTGAATACAAATAAAGTTTCGATTACTGAAGGAACATCTGTGAACTGGCGTTCACTCATTGTTTCAGCTATTGATAATTTAGATGGTGATTTAACTAAATATGTTGGAATCAGTGGTAATGTAGATGTAAATAATGAAGGATGCTATACAGCAACTTATACTGCAACTGATAAGACTGGTAACACAACAGTTGTTAATATTCCTGTAGAAGTAAAATCTAGAAATGGAGCTCTAATTCAGACTGCATTAGGTAAGATTGGATGCCGTTATAGAATGGGTGCTGTAGGACCTAATGTCTTTGACTGTTCAAGCTTTACTCGATGGGTATATAGACAAAATGGACGTTCTTTAAGTGGTACAGCTGCTGTGCAGTATAATACAACTCAAAGAGTAGATAGAAATGCATTAAAGCCTGGTGATCTTGTATTCTTTAAGAATACATATAAGAAAGGTATCTCTCACGTAGGTATTTATCTAGGTGGAGGCAGATTCGTACATGCTGCTAATGAAAAGAAGGGTGTTATTACTTCTTCGCTAAGTGAATCTTATTATGCTGCTCATTATGCAGGCGGAGGAAGAGTTTGATCTTTAAGGAAATCGGTTTCGATTTCCTCTTTTTTTATGATAAAATAAAAAGCGAAGGGAGTGTTTATTATGTATATAGGAACACAGGATTTACTCAAGCAGTATGATGCTTATTTATTAGAACATGGTTATCAAATAGAAGAGCTTGTTAATCTTGCAAGTGATGCGCTATTGAGCCATTTCACAAAATATAATCAGTTGGCTATTTTAATAGGACCAGGTAATAATGGGGCAGATGGCTATTCTTTAGGATTAAAACTAGAGAAATTAGGAAAACAAGTCAACTATTATTACAGTGGGGATATAGGCAAGGTATCACAGGCTAATCGCTATTATCGTGATCAATGTGAAGAGAATCATTTAATCTATGTAGATGAAGATAATATTAATACAATTAACTGGAATGACTATGATTGTATCGTCGATGGATTATTTGGATTTGGATTAAATAGCGCCCCTAGAGGCATGTACAAGATTATGATTGAGTCTATTAATAATACTTATAAAGGTATTGTTGGGGCTATTGACATCCCTACAGGACTTGACTGTAATACAGGAAAAGCTTATGAAGCAGCATTAAAGGCAGATTTTACAGTTACTTTAACGGCTTTAAAACAAGGCTTCTTAGATCCACGTTCACTCGAATATACAGGTGAAGTGATTTTAGAAACATTGGCTGTGAATGATTGTTTCAAGGAAGCAGGCTTATTTGAATATGTAGGAGAAGAATATGCGAAAGCACATTTAAGAAAGAGAGTCTATAACGGTTATAAGAATATCTATGGGGTCGATGGTTTAATTGTAGGAAGTAACCAATATACAGGTGCACCATTACTTGCGACTAAAGCAGCTTATTATACTGGTGCAGGTATTGTGAAGACAATTACTTCAGAAAAAGTGACAGCACTATTACCTCTTTATATTCCTGAAGCCATTCCAGTTACAAGACCACAGATTTTCCATTATGATGATTTTGATGGTTATGATGCATTATTAGTCGGTTGTGGTTTAGGGCTTGAAGAGGGTGCTTTTAGAGCCGTTATTGATATTATGACAGCTTCTATCTGCCCACTTGTCCTTGATGCCGATGCACTTACAATTCTATCTAGAAATATGCATTTATTAGAAAAACAGGATCGTAGTGTTATTCTTACGCCTCATATTGGTGAATTCAAACGTTTATGCCATGTAGAAGATTATCCCGATTTGATGATGGCAGCACAGAGCTTTGCCTCAAAGTATCATTGTATTCTTGTCTTAAAAGGACCTCATACGATTGTGACTGATGGTAAGACATCTTATCGTATTGCGTCTGGTAATAAAGCCATGGCGGTAGGTGGTATGGGTGATACACTCGCTGGAATCATTACATCACTTCTAGGACAGGGTTATGAAGCATTAGAAGCGGCAGTACTTGGTGTTTATATTCACGGACGTGCTGGAGATGAAGTCGCAAAACAGGCTTATACAGTTATCCCTGAAAAACTCATTGAAGAAATACCACATACAATGGCTGTACTTGCTGGTGAAATAGAATAAGAAAAAGCTGGAAAGCAAAAATTGCTCTCCAGCTATTTTTTTAGTCTGATAATAGAAATATTACGATCTTTAGTATGTGTTTTACGATAACTAAAGAATAAATCATCATTCTCCATTGTACAATAAGGACTGACTTCGATATGTTCTTCTAAAACACCACAGTTAAGTAACTGCTGTTTAATAAGTCCTTTAGAATTAAGAAGATAATGTGTTTCATCTTTTTTAGTATAGAAAGAAGATGTATCAAAACTCATACTTTTAACACGGTCAATAATATCATCCATCGCTTCAAAGTTTCGTGCCTCAATAGAAGGTCCTACATAAGCATAAATATGATTTGGGTCACATCCCTCATCTTCTATTAAATGACGTGTTACCTTGCCTACAATCTCAGTAACCGTACCTTTCCATCCTGAATGAATTGCAGCCACTAGATGCTGGTTCTCACAATATAAAAGAACAGGACAGCAATCTGCATGAAAGGTAAAAAGAGTGAGATCTGTATCTCTTGTATATAATGCATCAAAACCTAAATAGGCATCCTTCTGGCTATATATCCCTTTACCGCCATCATTTTTATTTACACTTAAATAATGTGTTGTATGACGCTGTAAAGGTGCAACCATATGATCAAGCTCAGTATGAAGCATTTGTGCGAGTTCTTTACGGTTTTCTAGCACCTGCTTGTCATCCAAGCCGTTATAGCTCATGTTGAACAGCCTTCCATCAATATGAGCTGGTACTGTATAGCCTTCTACCATATCATTATTAAATTTCCAAGGTATTAATTTCATCGAGCATCCTCCACTTTCTCTAATTCATCATAGAAAGAATCGTCAGGATCAATATAAATTGTCTTATAATGTCCTAAAAGAACTAAACCTGGCTTATTTGTATGAGGTTTTTTCAAGTTCTTCACTAAACAATAATTCACCGGAACACTTGAACTATATTTTCCCTTAGAGAAATATGCCGCAATATTTGCTGCAAGTCTCATAGTATACTCA
This window contains:
- a CDS encoding branched-chain amino acid ABC transporter permease → MINFINQIINGLSTGSMYALVAIGYTMVYGIAKMINFAHGDIIMAGAYFALIAMGFVGPIPAILFSIVATAALGVITEKVAYKPLRGKGSLEVLITAIGVSYLLENVFLLIFGSAARTFPQIMPKGTINLGGISIKYITVITLVVTAVCTAVLLFFINKTKLGKAMRAVSEDQGAAQLMGINVNTTVSLTFAIGSGLGAIAGVIYGCAYSLITPYIGLMLGIKAFIAAVLGGIGSVPGAMVGGLMLGVAESLTIAYISSDFSDAVVFAILIIVLLVKPAGLFGKNVREKV
- a CDS encoding branched-chain amino acid ABC transporter permease, coding for MKKLLKNELFRSFILSIVIFAVLMIGTATSVINSYWQGVLILCGINIILAVSLNLAAGYLGQLTLGHAGFMSVGAYTSALISIYLNLPFIVSLLIGAIAAGIIGLIIGIPVLRLKGDYLCIITLAFNEIIRVIMNNLDITNGAKGLIGIPMNTNLVYVFIAMIITIFVVYSIVKSRHGRAIISIREDETASELSGIDVGYYKVFAFAVSAIFAGLAGGLYAHYYTVILPKGFDFNKSVEILVMVVLGGMGNLKGSIIAAIVLTIIPELLISFSQYRMLLYAIVLIAAMILKGTGKGEQIMERLPFFKKKDEVKPE
- a CDS encoding ABC transporter ATP-binding protein — translated: MSTPLLKAEGLGIQFGGLKAVDEFNFEIDKNQLFGLIGPNGAGKTTVFNLLTGVYQPTSGRILFEGQPIKKANTIKITKAGIARTFQNIRLFKEMSVIDNVKVGLHYSHPYTVFDALFHTPKYKKAEAAMQEEALSLLRVFHLEEFAESKAKNLPYGKQRKLEIARALATAPKLLLLDEPAAGMNPTETAELMETIKIVREKFSVAILLIEHDMKLVMGICEKIAVLNFGTVLAFGTPEEIRNNPDVVAAYLGNEEEG
- a CDS encoding ABC transporter ATP-binding protein, whose translation is MLLEVKDLEVHYGVINAIKKISFNVEQGEIVALIGANGAGKTSTMHAISGLLNGKSGEIIFNGENIMKTPAHKIVSKGLAQVPEGRRIFAQLSVEDNLGMGAYLRNDADGIKNDIEHIYTLFPRLRERKKQLAGTLSGGEQQMLAMGRALMSKPKLLLLDEPSMGLSPILVNEIFDIIKEVNEKENMTILLVEQNANKALSIADHAYVLETGNITVSGKAEDVANNPRVREAYLG
- a CDS encoding type II toxin-antitoxin system RelE/ParE family toxin → MKITYKNKKIEKVCTIADEAERRYGPRMAEKIHQRIDEIDASDTVEEMVQSRIGRCHPLKGDRKGQYAMELTQPYRLIFTKRGNEIQIVNVIEIVDYH
- a CDS encoding helix-turn-helix domain-containing protein, whose protein sequence is MMVKSRTFIATPPGATIKEQLLDKGMSQKEFATRMDLSQKHVSKLINGEVQLTPDVAVRLEMVLGIPAKFWNKLEATYREKLIKANAENEMDADIEIARKMPYNEMVKYGWVPVAKKIEEKVVNLRKFFGVVSLVLLKDMRLSRIACRRLADTEKSNYALMAWAQQARILARDIKVSSIDLKTLEHKLSEIRSMTTLDPDVFCTQLENLLAGCGIALIFLPHIGGSFLHGATFVDGNKIVIDLTVRGKDADRFWFSLFHELGHILLGHINNIDGTTEEDENSADQFAQEILIPTADLGEFVSQNDFSRSSICDFAEKENIQSGIVVGRLQKEHFINYNQYNDLKIKYEITS
- a CDS encoding C40 family peptidase, with translation MTQNAPTTFNAIVERIRTQKTMLLPAVAISAFALVGYAAADRQAPVIHSNKIVVPYGTKLNASDFEITDNRDNLDIMDVSIQSESYESKQLGTYSVTVSVTDTFKNTTNKEVEVQVIDNEAPVIASRVDGGYIIDVEANGSNNLFDYVKATDNVDGDVSDFIAFDGSIDTAVIGEQKVVAHVEDNAGNKAEKTLSFNVKDSIAPVLTQKTQSFDVNYGEPFNPGDYFDVSDNFDPSPVLTVKGDIDTKKLNSEQKATIIATDNSGNETKQTCTFNVKDIKGPEIKLNTNKVSITEGTSVNWRSLIVSAIDNLDGDLTKYVGISGNVDVNNEGCYTATYTATDKTGNTTVVNIPVEVKSRNGALIQTALGKIGCRYRMGAVGPNVFDCSSFTRWVYRQNGRSLSGTAAVQYNTTQRVDRNALKPGDLVFFKNTYKKGISHVGIYLGGGRFVHAANEKKGVITSSLSESYYAAHYAGGGRV
- a CDS encoding bifunctional ADP-dependent NAD(P)H-hydrate dehydratase/NAD(P)H-hydrate epimerase gives rise to the protein MYIGTQDLLKQYDAYLLEHGYQIEELVNLASDALLSHFTKYNQLAILIGPGNNGADGYSLGLKLEKLGKQVNYYYSGDIGKVSQANRYYRDQCEENHLIYVDEDNINTINWNDYDCIVDGLFGFGLNSAPRGMYKIMIESINNTYKGIVGAIDIPTGLDCNTGKAYEAALKADFTVTLTALKQGFLDPRSLEYTGEVILETLAVNDCFKEAGLFEYVGEEYAKAHLRKRVYNGYKNIYGVDGLIVGSNQYTGAPLLATKAAYYTGAGIVKTITSEKVTALLPLYIPEAIPVTRPQIFHYDDFDGYDALLVGCGLGLEEGAFRAVIDIMTASICPLVLDADALTILSRNMHLLEKQDRSVILTPHIGEFKRLCHVEDYPDLMMAAQSFASKYHCILVLKGPHTIVTDGKTSYRIASGNKAMAVGGMGDTLAGIITSLLGQGYEALEAAVLGVYIHGRAGDEVAKQAYTVIPEKLIEEIPHTMAVLAGEIE
- the pgeF gene encoding peptidoglycan editing factor PgeF, whose translation is MKLIPWKFNNDMVEGYTVPAHIDGRLFNMSYNGLDDKQVLENRKELAQMLHTELDHMVAPLQRHTTHYLSVNKNDGGKGIYSQKDAYLGFDALYTRDTDLTLFTFHADCCPVLLYCENQHLVAAIHSGWKGTVTEIVGKVTRHLIEDEGCDPNHIYAYVGPSIEARNFEAMDDIIDRVKSMSFDTSSFYTKKDETHYLLNSKGLIKQQLLNCGVLEEHIEVSPYCTMENDDLFFSYRKTHTKDRNISIIRLKK